A portion of the Aquicoccus sp. G2-2 genome contains these proteins:
- a CDS encoding folate-binding protein — MTRAIYRITGTDRETYLQGLVTNDVAGLSKGLVYTALLTPQGKYLADFFLVPEAEAILLDIDSAIAPATMQRLAMYRLRSDVEISETELHLQRGLGTPPEDGFADPRNPALGWRAYRAAPAAPDDTDWAALRVAHGIPETGIELTPDTFILEAGFERLHGVDFRKGCYVGQEVTARMKHKTELRKGLGRIHLEAPVAPGTELTAGGKAAGTVHTVSGNHAIAYLRFDRAAAGLMAGDVAANWEQEAG, encoded by the coding sequence ATGACACGCGCGATCTATCGCATCACCGGGACCGACCGGGAAACTTATCTTCAGGGGCTGGTCACAAACGATGTGGCCGGGCTGTCAAAAGGGCTTGTCTATACCGCCTTGCTGACCCCGCAGGGCAAATATCTGGCTGATTTCTTTCTGGTGCCGGAAGCTGAGGCAATCCTGCTTGATATAGACAGCGCAATTGCGCCCGCCACGATGCAGCGGCTGGCGATGTATCGGCTGCGCTCGGACGTTGAGATCAGCGAGACCGAGTTGCACCTGCAGCGCGGGCTGGGCACCCCGCCGGAAGACGGTTTTGCCGATCCACGCAACCCGGCACTTGGCTGGCGCGCCTATCGCGCCGCCCCCGCCGCGCCGGATGATACGGATTGGGCCGCGCTCAGGGTGGCGCATGGCATTCCCGAAACCGGGATCGAGCTCACTCCCGACACATTCATTCTTGAGGCCGGGTTCGAGCGGCTTCACGGGGTCGATTTTCGCAAGGGCTGTTATGTCGGGCAGGAAGTCACCGCGCGGATGAAACACAAAACCGAACTGCGCAAAGGGTTGGGGCGTATCCATCTTGAAGCCCCGGTAGCGCCCGGCACGGAACTGACAGCGGGCGGCAAGGCGGCGGGCACGGTCCACACGGTATCGGGCAATCACGCGATTGCCTATCTGCGGTTCGACCGCGCGGCGGCAGGGTTGATGGCAGGCGACGTTGCCGCCAATTGGGAGCAAGAGGCAGGCTGA
- a CDS encoding ABC transporter ATP-binding protein: protein MTKTKTPTKTLATPANETASRALIGWFWRHYLRRHIAPIMLAMLFMTLEGGMQGALALMMKPMFDDVFVAGSQTALIWVGLGVMAIFVLRAVASVGQKTTLSYISQHVSAAMRSALLRRMMKQDGSFHQTHPPGFLIQRVQGDVTSINAVWPSIMTGLGRDMISLVVLIGVAISVDWRWTLVALIGAPILVAPSQIVQKFVRARAREARDLGAKLATRLDEVFHGIIPVKLNRLEGYQAERYDRLTDDLVKAEVRATAGAAAIPGLVDVMAGVGFMGVLWFGGREIIDGQKTVGEFMSFFTAIGFAFEPLRRIGMTAGAWQVAASGLERIKALMDAEPTLLSPADPVPAPGGVSGISLAKVSLSYGETKVLDALDLVAEPGQTTALVGPSGAGKSTIFNLLTRLVDPQEGSVEIGGVAASAMSLPDLRNLFSVVSQDAALFDESLRENILLGRTDVSEERLAEVLKAAHINDFLPKLELGLDTPVGPRGSSLSGGQRQRVAIARALLRDTPILLLDEATSALDAESEAVVQQALDTLSKGRTTLVIAHRLSTVREADKIVVMNQGRVVDQGRHDVLLERGGLYARLHTLQFKSDGPTADSVALAAQGLRRKETAAGARGFARRDGASLLGRIWRRLSGQ from the coding sequence ATGACCAAAACAAAAACCCCGACAAAAACGCTGGCCACCCCGGCCAATGAAACGGCAAGCCGCGCGCTGATTGGCTGGTTCTGGCGTCATTACCTGCGCCGCCATATCGCGCCGATCATGCTGGCGATGTTGTTCATGACGCTCGAAGGTGGAATGCAAGGCGCGCTGGCGCTGATGATGAAGCCGATGTTCGATGATGTCTTTGTCGCCGGTAGCCAGACGGCCTTGATCTGGGTCGGGCTTGGCGTGATGGCGATTTTCGTGCTCCGCGCCGTGGCCTCTGTGGGGCAGAAAACCACGCTGTCATATATTTCACAGCACGTTTCCGCCGCGATGCGCAGCGCGCTTTTGCGCCGGATGATGAAGCAGGACGGCAGTTTTCACCAAACCCACCCGCCCGGCTTCCTGATCCAGCGGGTGCAGGGCGATGTCACCTCGATCAATGCGGTCTGGCCGTCGATCATGACCGGGCTGGGCCGTGACATGATTTCGCTGGTGGTGCTGATTGGCGTCGCCATCTCGGTTGACTGGCGCTGGACGCTGGTGGCGCTCATTGGCGCGCCGATTTTGGTAGCACCAAGCCAGATCGTTCAGAAATTCGTGCGCGCGCGCGCCCGCGAAGCCCGCGATCTTGGCGCGAAACTGGCCACCCGGCTGGACGAGGTGTTTCACGGCATCATCCCGGTCAAGCTCAACCGGCTTGAGGGGTATCAGGCCGAGCGTTACGACCGGCTCACCGACGATCTGGTCAAGGCCGAGGTGCGCGCCACTGCGGGTGCTGCTGCGATACCGGGGCTTGTCGATGTGATGGCCGGGGTCGGCTTTATGGGGGTGCTTTGGTTCGGTGGGCGCGAAATTATCGACGGGCAGAAAACCGTTGGCGAATTCATGAGTTTCTTCACCGCGATCGGCTTCGCATTCGAGCCGCTGCGCCGGATCGGGATGACCGCAGGCGCGTGGCAGGTCGCCGCGTCCGGGTTGGAACGGATCAAGGCGCTGATGGATGCGGAACCGACCCTGCTTTCCCCGGCGGACCCGGTGCCGGCCCCCGGTGGCGTGTCGGGGATCAGCCTTGCCAAGGTCAGCCTGTCTTACGGGGAAACCAAGGTGCTTGACGCGCTCGATCTGGTGGCCGAACCGGGGCAGACCACGGCGCTTGTCGGTCCGTCGGGGGCGGGAAAATCGACCATCTTCAACCTGCTGACCCGGCTTGTCGACCCACAAGAAGGCAGCGTTGAAATCGGCGGGGTTGCCGCCTCGGCGATGAGCCTGCCGGATCTGCGCAATCTCTTTTCCGTAGTAAGCCAGGATGCCGCGCTATTTGATGAATCCTTGCGCGAAAACATCCTGCTGGGGCGCACGGATGTGAGCGAAGAGCGCCTCGCAGAGGTGCTCAAGGCGGCGCATATCAACGATTTCCTGCCCAAGCTGGAGCTGGGCCTTGATACCCCGGTCGGTCCGCGCGGATCGAGCCTGTCTGGCGGGCAGCGCCAGCGTGTCGCCATCGCGCGCGCGCTTTTGCGCGACACGCCAATCCTGCTGCTGGACGAAGCGACCTCGGCACTTGATGCGGAATCCGAAGCGGTGGTGCAGCAGGCGCTTGATACGCTTTCCAAGGGGCGCACCACGCTGGTGATCGCACACCGGCTTTCCACCGTGCGCGAAGCTGACAAGATCGTGGTGATGAATCAGGGCCGGGTTGTCGATCAGGGGCGGCATGACGTCCTGCTCGAACGTGGCGGGCTTTATGCGCGGCTCCACACCCTGCAATTCAAGAGCGACGGGCCGACCGCCGATAGCGTTGCGCTAGCCGCTCAGGGTTTGCGCCGCAAAGAAACCGCAGCTGGAGCCAGAGGTTTCGCCCGCCGCGACGGAGCCAGCCTTCTTGGGCGTATCTGGCGGCGCTTGTCCGGGCAATGA
- the efp gene encoding elongation factor P produces MPKINGNEIRPGNVLEHNGGLWAAVKIDHVKPGKGGAFAQVELKNLRNGSKLNERFRSADKVEQVRLEQKDQQFLYENDGMLVFMDTETYEQIELPADLLGERRPFLQDGMTILVEFYESEALNASLPQKVTCMVVETEPVVKGQTAANSFKPAILDNGVKVMVPPFVGQDEAIVVNTETMEYSERA; encoded by the coding sequence ATGCCCAAGATCAACGGAAATGAAATCCGCCCCGGAAACGTCCTTGAACATAATGGTGGTCTGTGGGCCGCTGTGAAGATTGACCATGTCAAGCCCGGCAAGGGCGGTGCCTTTGCCCAGGTGGAGCTTAAGAATCTTCGCAACGGCTCAAAGCTCAATGAGCGATTCAGAAGTGCCGACAAGGTTGAGCAGGTGCGGCTTGAACAAAAAGACCAGCAGTTCCTTTACGAAAATGACGGGATGTTGGTGTTCATGGATACCGAAACCTATGAACAAATCGAACTGCCTGCCGATCTTCTCGGTGAACGCCGCCCGTTCTTGCAAGACGGGATGACCATCCTTGTGGAATTCTACGAAAGCGAGGCGCTGAACGCGAGCTTGCCGCAGAAGGTGACCTGCATGGTGGTCGAGACCGAGCCGGTGGTAAAAGGCCAGACGGCGGCGAACAGCTTCAAGCCCGCGATCCTTGATAACGGCGTCAAGGTGATGGTGCCGCCCTTTGTCGGGCAAGATGAGGCGATTGTCGTCAACACAGAGACGATGGAATATTCCGAGCGCGCCTGA